A portion of the Parasteatoda tepidariorum isolate YZ-2023 chromosome 5, CAS_Ptep_4.0, whole genome shotgun sequence genome contains these proteins:
- the LOC107438665 gene encoding uncharacterized protein: protein MTLKDRRFLEQERRRLTRYQHQHRGLSFIKLWLPPTSDKDANIIGRDGHVYKGKIPRVPLDQLPPEVDPETVDEGELYEEIRDMKYLDIPIQEPLGPTRRIGGEYTKAKRLTLAPVEFQYRKAIEETPIIGADVKMYHGPIFKSQLISEMDLDHRESMKLNRSDKDFVEPTLVTLHVDGRAINPFQEIMVIGADGKLHSGSTSKSEPISDLDHKAPVHSDKSHIEPKTDEDTEDMKEADVEDKSEVETEDKAETDGKSEVADTEKSVSEELSEEPEEEALIIDTFSVL from the exons atgaCTCTGAAAGACAGAAGATTTTTGGAACAGGAAAGGAGGCGTTTAACACGCTATCAGCATCAGCACAGAggattaagttttattaagttATGGTTACCCCCCACTTCTGATAAAGATGCGAATATAATAGGGCGTGATGGTCATGTCTATAAAGGAAAAATTCCTAGAGTGCCCTTAGATCAGTTACCACCAGAGGTAGATCCAGAAACTGTTGATGAAGGAGAGCTTTATGAG gaAATCAGAGATATGAAATATCTGGATATACCTATTCAAGAGCCATTGGGACCCACTCGCCGTATTGGCGGAGAATACACAAAAGCAAAACGATTAACACTTGCACCAGTTGAATTTCAGTATCGTAAAGCCATAGAAGAAACACCAATTATTGGTGCTGATGTAAAAATGTATCATGGCCCAATCTTCAAATCGCAGCTAATTTCTGAAATGGATCTTGATCATCGAGAATCAATGAAATTGAACAGGAGTGACAAAGATTTCGTTGAACCAACACTTGTAACTCTTCATGTGGATGGAAGAGCCATCAACCCTTTTCAAGAAATAATGGTTATTGGTGCTGATGGAAAGTTACATAGTGGCTCTACTTCCAAATCAGAACCGATTTCTGATTTGGATCATAAAGCACCAGTTCATTCGGACAAGAGTCACATAGAACCAAAAACAGATGAAGATACTGAAGATATGAAAGAAGCAGATGTAGAAGATAAGTCTGAAGTCGAAACTGAAGATAAAGCAGAAACAGATGGGAAATCAGAAGTGGCAGACACAGAAAAGTCTGTTTCCGAGGAACTATCCGAAGAACCAGAAGAGGAAGCTCTAATTATAGAcacattttctgttttatag